One window of Chlamydia sp. 04-14 genomic DNA carries:
- the eno gene encoding phosphopyruvate hydratase yields MLEVVISDIQAREILDSRGYPTLYVKVTTDAGTFGEACVPSGASTGIKEALELRDQDSSRFQGKGVLQAVKNVKEVLLPVLQGVSIFDQILIDSIMVEADGTPNKEKLGANAILGVSLASAKAAAATLGRSFYRYIGGCFAHVLPCPMMNLINGGMHANNGLQFQEFMIRPIGATSLKEAVRMGADVFHTLKNILNDKNLATGVGDEGGFAPQLKSNSEALDLLVLAIEKAGFQPGEDISLALDCAASSFYDTKTETYDGKSYQEQVSILADLCDHYPIDSIEDGLAEEDFDGWELLTAELGENIQVVGDDLFVTNPELIADGISRGLANAVLIKPNQIGTLTETSEAIQLAHNQGYTTILSHRSGETEDTTIADLAVAFNTGQIKTGSLSRSERIAKYNRLMAIEEELGPEGLFKDSNPFSGE; encoded by the coding sequence CAGGCACTTTCGGAGAAGCTTGTGTGCCTTCGGGAGCTTCTACAGGAATAAAAGAAGCTTTAGAACTTCGTGATCAAGATAGTTCTCGATTCCAAGGGAAAGGTGTTTTACAAGCTGTAAAAAATGTAAAAGAAGTCCTCCTTCCGGTCTTACAAGGAGTGAGTATATTCGATCAGATCCTAATTGACTCTATCATGGTAGAGGCTGACGGCACGCCAAATAAAGAGAAACTAGGAGCTAATGCAATTTTAGGAGTTTCCCTAGCATCAGCAAAAGCTGCAGCAGCTACTTTAGGACGTTCTTTCTACCGTTATATAGGGGGATGTTTCGCTCATGTGCTTCCTTGCCCTATGATGAATCTTATTAATGGCGGGATGCATGCAAATAACGGCTTGCAATTTCAAGAGTTTATGATTCGTCCTATTGGAGCAACATCTCTAAAAGAAGCTGTGCGGATGGGTGCTGATGTTTTCCATACTTTGAAAAATATCCTCAATGATAAAAACTTAGCTACAGGAGTTGGCGATGAGGGAGGCTTTGCTCCACAACTAAAATCTAACTCTGAAGCGCTAGATCTTCTTGTGCTTGCTATCGAAAAAGCTGGTTTCCAACCCGGAGAGGACATCTCCCTAGCTCTCGATTGCGCAGCATCTTCTTTCTATGATACAAAAACAGAAACCTATGATGGAAAGAGTTACCAAGAACAAGTTAGCATACTTGCTGATCTTTGCGATCACTATCCTATCGATTCTATAGAAGATGGTCTCGCTGAAGAAGATTTCGATGGTTGGGAATTACTAACAGCAGAACTCGGCGAAAATATTCAAGTCGTTGGAGATGATCTTTTTGTTACCAACCCTGAATTAATAGCGGATGGGATTAGTAGAGGTCTTGCTAATGCTGTATTAATTAAACCAAATCAAATTGGCACATTAACAGAAACTTCTGAAGCCATACAGCTTGCTCATAATCAAGGGTATACGACTATTCTTTCTCATAGATCCGGAGAAACCGAAGATACAACAATTGCAGATCTTGCTGTAGCTTTCAACACAGGACAAATTAAAACAGGATCTCTATCACGTTCTGAGCGTATTGCCAAGTATAATAGGCTTATGGCAATAGAAGAAGAACTCGGTCCTGAAGGATTATTTAAAGATTCTAATCCATTTTCTGGAGAATAG
- a CDS encoding PP2C family protein-serine/threonine phosphatase — MIPFTKTIGYRLWLACVAAILIPLGINIVLLNLRQYHTTVSSVTVAFKENAAFKVDTLMQIVPLNADVLALFSEVLDLDEGIPSVPNVELSNEMQRIFSSTYDEISLIKLQSNGEKIVVASSLPNHLGENYQNKIDIPNDLPFSATFKQSSDGHEVFSVMQVNIFDNDTHELLGILYTTHNVEKFLEDILVNTQAYFTIKTAILSKDGIILKASDPDLDLRSIYPNVTEKEFCDTFLDESRCPKGISLKSLSLTPLSIEPNFFSFRNGNREIWSYLANVPNMDLHVLSYGTKAELFSSFWKRTLIYFAYFLCVVLGSIIAYLAAKRLSLPIRKLATVIIQTRENIRDPYVDDSLGFEVNRLGHIFNAMVQSLDQQQTLAEKNYEIKESAQNALRLGEQAQQRLLPNTLPNYPHTELAKAYIPAITVGGDFFDAFIIGEGDKATLFLIVADASGKGVHACGYSLFLKNMLRTFLSQIPSIKEAVEQTSSLFYKNTADSGMFVTLCVYSYNYKTGIVEFYSCGHNPACYLSPNGDVSLLSHQGMALGFLPNIPDVPTESFQPAPGSLIVLYSDGITEAHNKAFEMFGEERLKSAVETLVGKSAEEAMHSLMLSVKTFVGNCHQHDDITLLILKISDS, encoded by the coding sequence ATGATCCCTTTTACAAAAACGATAGGCTATCGTTTGTGGTTAGCATGTGTAGCTGCAATATTAATTCCCCTAGGGATTAATATTGTCCTACTCAACCTCAGACAATACCACACTACAGTTTCATCGGTTACCGTAGCATTTAAAGAAAATGCTGCTTTTAAAGTGGATACTCTCATGCAAATAGTCCCACTAAATGCTGATGTTTTAGCTCTATTTTCAGAAGTTCTAGATCTTGATGAGGGGATTCCCTCTGTTCCTAATGTTGAGCTTAGTAATGAAATGCAAAGAATCTTTAGCTCAACATATGACGAAATTTCTTTAATTAAGCTCCAGTCTAATGGAGAGAAAATTGTTGTAGCCTCTAGCCTTCCGAACCATCTTGGGGAAAATTATCAAAATAAAATAGACATTCCCAATGATTTGCCATTCTCAGCAACATTTAAACAATCTTCAGATGGTCATGAAGTTTTTTCAGTAATGCAGGTAAATATCTTTGATAATGATACTCATGAACTTCTAGGCATTCTTTATACAACACACAATGTTGAAAAATTTCTCGAAGATATTCTTGTAAATACTCAGGCCTACTTCACTATAAAAACAGCTATTTTATCTAAAGATGGTATCATCTTAAAAGCTTCTGATCCTGATTTAGACCTTCGCTCTATTTACCCTAATGTTACTGAAAAGGAATTTTGCGATACTTTCTTGGATGAAAGTAGATGCCCAAAAGGAATTTCTCTAAAATCTCTCTCACTAACTCCCTTATCTATAGAACCAAATTTTTTTTCTTTTAGAAATGGAAATCGGGAAATATGGAGTTATCTCGCTAACGTCCCTAATATGGATTTGCATGTTCTTTCTTATGGGACAAAGGCTGAGCTTTTTTCCTCCTTCTGGAAACGTACGTTAATTTATTTCGCTTACTTTTTATGCGTTGTTTTAGGGAGTATCATCGCTTATCTCGCTGCTAAAAGATTATCCTTGCCTATTCGTAAACTTGCCACTGTCATCATACAAACAAGAGAAAATATTCGAGATCCCTATGTTGATGATTCCCTAGGATTCGAAGTGAATAGGCTGGGGCATATTTTTAATGCTATGGTACAAAGTCTAGACCAGCAGCAAACCTTAGCTGAAAAAAATTATGAAATAAAAGAGAGTGCTCAAAATGCTCTCCGCCTTGGCGAGCAAGCGCAACAAAGACTTCTTCCCAACACCCTTCCTAATTATCCTCATACGGAATTAGCAAAAGCTTATATCCCTGCTATTACTGTAGGGGGAGATTTTTTCGATGCCTTTATTATAGGTGAAGGCGATAAAGCTACGTTATTTTTAATCGTTGCTGATGCTTCTGGGAAAGGTGTCCATGCTTGTGGATACTCTTTATTCCTTAAGAATATGCTACGCACATTCCTATCACAAATCCCTTCGATAAAAGAAGCTGTAGAACAAACATCCTCTCTATTTTATAAAAACACTGCTGATTCAGGAATGTTTGTTACCCTCTGTGTCTACAGTTACAATTATAAAACGGGAATTGTAGAATTTTATTCCTGTGGTCATAATCCTGCCTGTTACCTATCTCCTAATGGAGATGTTTCTCTACTTTCTCACCAAGGAATGGCCTTAGGATTTCTTCCTAATATTCCCGATGTCCCTACAGAAAGTTTCCAGCCAGCTCCAGGATCTTTGATTGTCCTATATTCAGATGGAATTACAGAAGCTCATAATAAAGCTTTTGAAATGTTTGGTGAAGAACGGTTAAAAAGCGCTGTAGAAACCTTAGTAGGGAAAAGCGCAGAAGAGGCTATGCATTCTTTAATGCTATCTGTGAAAACTTTCGTAGGAAATTGCCATCAACATGATGACATTACCTTGCTGATTCTTAAAATATCGGACTCATGA